Proteins from a genomic interval of Amycolatopsis sp. cg13:
- a CDS encoding AraC family transcriptional regulator — MSARRGAAPRDWERVSKSVADAYFPHQLTPLGGGREPRLTLRTLDLGPVLIGYVGWGADVEIACDYPAAYEVNLPLTGHLASRGKHGPVTSVPGQATVFRADTPSLITHWDATCTVLGVKFDRDWLDREAERVLGVGTVRVALPDQLRLEHGPARDWRHLVAGLSSQMRDGALFSDQPIVREQLAGAVAAGFLLAGCPDSGRVPAPRPRSITRVVDAVRTDPARAWTASEMAAVAGTTVRRLQESFREWVGCTPTEHLVGVRLQHARADLEAQPESSVSEIAARWGFSSASRFAAAFRQRYGHPPSQAR, encoded by the coding sequence ATGTCCGCACGCCGTGGTGCGGCGCCGCGGGACTGGGAGCGAGTCTCGAAGTCGGTGGCCGACGCCTACTTTCCGCACCAGCTGACGCCGCTCGGCGGCGGCCGCGAACCGCGCCTGACCCTGCGGACGCTCGACCTCGGCCCGGTGCTGATCGGGTACGTCGGATGGGGAGCCGACGTCGAGATCGCCTGCGACTACCCGGCCGCCTACGAGGTCAACCTCCCGTTGACCGGCCACCTCGCCAGTCGCGGCAAGCACGGCCCGGTGACGTCGGTGCCCGGACAGGCGACCGTCTTCCGGGCCGACACCCCGTCGCTCATCACCCACTGGGACGCGACGTGCACCGTGCTGGGGGTGAAATTCGACCGGGACTGGCTGGACCGCGAGGCCGAGCGGGTGCTCGGCGTCGGAACCGTCCGGGTCGCGCTCCCGGACCAGCTCCGCCTCGAACACGGCCCGGCGCGCGACTGGCGGCACCTCGTCGCGGGCCTGTCGTCCCAAATGCGCGACGGTGCGTTGTTCAGCGACCAGCCGATCGTCCGGGAACAACTGGCCGGGGCGGTCGCGGCCGGATTTCTTCTGGCTGGCTGCCCGGATTCCGGTCGCGTCCCGGCGCCGCGGCCGCGGTCGATCACCCGGGTGGTCGACGCCGTCCGCACCGATCCGGCTCGGGCGTGGACTGCTTCTGAGATGGCCGCTGTCGCCGGGACGACAGTCCGGAGGTTGCAGGAGAGTTTCCGGGAATGGGTTGGTTGCACGCCCACGGAGCATCTCGTCGGAGTCCGGTTGCAGCACGCGCGCGCGGATCTGGAGGCGCAGCCGGAGTCGTCGGTCAGCGAGATTGCTGCACGGTGGGGTTTTTCGAGCGCGAGCCGGTTCGCTGCGGCTTTTCGCCAGCGGTACGGGCATCCGCCGTCGCAAGCTCGCTGA